The Falsibacillus pallidus genome has a segment encoding these proteins:
- the fliF gene encoding flagellar basal-body MS-ring/collar protein FliF: MNETLQKYSKQIKTFWTSRSKKQKTLFFASLIMLILIFAIVGYFATRVTMVPLYSNLTPSEAGSIKENLDGKGIKTELADGGTTIKVPSEEVDNLKIQLASEGLPKSGSIDYSFFSKNAGFGMTDNEFNVMKLDAMQTELADLIKGIDGVNDAKVMITLPEKGIFVSDSKEEASASIVLNTDIGFQMDQKQIMSLYHLVSKSVPNLPTDNIVIMNQYFEYFELENQNNSSLGSDVAQQLNVKKQIERDIQRQVQNMLGTLMGFDKVVVSVSTDIDFTQENREENLVSPVDQENMKGIEISAKRITETFSGDGSNAGGVPQGQDPADSLGSSYVQTNKGNGDYERKEETINNEVNKVRKEIVESPYKVRDLGIQVMVEPPNPKDPNSLPQDRINDIKQILSTIVRTTINKDSGTQLADSDIQNKVVVSVQPFNGKVKMDQNTKSILPWWTYVVGGILLAIIVLLFVFLFRSRKKTVEEVSQEELETYEPVFVPDVNQEKETESSVKRKQLEKMAKDKPEEFAKLLRTWLAED; encoded by the coding sequence ATGAATGAAACATTACAAAAATATTCAAAACAAATAAAGACTTTTTGGACTAGCCGTTCTAAGAAGCAAAAAACACTTTTCTTTGCTTCCCTTATTATGTTGATTCTTATTTTTGCGATTGTAGGATATTTCGCAACAAGGGTGACGATGGTGCCGCTATACAGCAATCTAACACCATCTGAAGCTGGGAGCATCAAAGAAAACCTGGACGGCAAAGGGATAAAAACGGAACTGGCAGATGGGGGAACAACTATAAAAGTTCCTTCTGAGGAAGTAGATAATTTAAAGATTCAGCTTGCTTCCGAGGGGCTGCCGAAATCAGGAAGCATTGACTACTCTTTCTTCAGTAAAAATGCCGGGTTCGGTATGACAGACAACGAATTCAATGTTATGAAACTGGACGCAATGCAAACAGAGCTTGCCGACTTAATTAAAGGCATTGATGGGGTAAATGATGCAAAGGTTATGATCACTCTTCCTGAAAAAGGAATCTTTGTATCTGATTCAAAAGAGGAAGCGTCTGCTTCGATTGTATTAAATACAGACATTGGTTTTCAAATGGATCAAAAGCAAATTATGTCACTTTATCATTTGGTTTCTAAAAGTGTCCCTAATCTACCTACTGATAATATCGTCATCATGAACCAATATTTTGAGTACTTCGAACTCGAAAATCAAAATAATTCTTCGTTAGGCTCAGACGTAGCACAGCAGTTGAACGTTAAGAAACAGATTGAGAGGGACATCCAAAGACAAGTCCAAAATATGCTCGGGACTTTGATGGGCTTTGATAAAGTCGTCGTCTCTGTTTCTACTGATATTGACTTTACCCAAGAAAATAGAGAAGAAAACCTTGTTTCTCCAGTTGACCAGGAAAATATGAAAGGCATTGAAATCAGCGCGAAAAGAATCACAGAGACATTCTCAGGAGATGGTTCAAATGCAGGGGGAGTCCCACAAGGACAGGATCCCGCTGATTCGCTTGGTTCTTCTTATGTTCAGACCAATAAAGGGAATGGAGATTACGAACGCAAGGAAGAAACAATCAATAATGAAGTCAATAAAGTCAGAAAAGAAATTGTAGAAAGCCCATATAAAGTTAGAGACCTTGGTATCCAAGTTATGGTAGAGCCGCCGAATCCGAAAGATCCGAATTCTCTTCCGCAAGATCGAATCAATGATATTAAGCAAATATTATCAACAATCGTCCGGACTACCATCAATAAAGATTCCGGCACCCAGCTTGCTGACAGTGATATACAAAATAAAGTAGTGGTCTCTGTTCAACCATTTAACGGAAAAGTGAAAATGGATCAAAATACGAAATCTATTCTTCCTTGGTGGACCTACGTGGTAGGCGGTATCCTTTTGGCTATAATCGTATTGCTATTTGTATTCTTATTCCGATCAAGAAAGAAAACTGTAGAGGAAGTTTCTCAGGAAGAATTAGAGACATATGAACCAGTGTTCGTTCCGGATGTTAACCAAGAGAAAGAAACAGAATCATCCGTAAAAAGAAAACAGCTTGAAAAAATGGCGAAAGATAAGCCAGAGGAGTTTGCAAAGCTATTGAGAACGTGGCTTGCAGAAGATTAG
- the fliE gene encoding flagellar hook-basal body complex protein FliE has translation MMAINNISSMTSSILRPSDAKISAGNLQNPYKAQTKFADYLKESLNEVNESQNIADKLTGQLAQGKDIDLHQVMIASQKASITMQTTIEIRNKVVEAYQEIMRMQV, from the coding sequence ATGATGGCTATCAATAATATAAGTTCGATGACCAGTTCTATTTTGCGTCCGTCAGACGCGAAAATATCAGCAGGAAATTTACAAAACCCATATAAAGCACAAACTAAATTTGCAGATTATTTAAAAGAGTCTTTGAACGAAGTGAACGAATCCCAAAATATAGCGGATAAACTTACCGGCCAGCTTGCACAAGGGAAAGATATTGATTTGCATCAAGTAATGATTGCATCTCAAAAGGCGAGCATCACCATGCAGACGACAATCGAGATTCGCAATAAAGTAGTCGAAGCGTATCAAGAGATTATGAGAATGCAAGTATAA
- the flgC gene encoding flagellar basal body rod protein FlgC produces the protein MSMFHSMNVTSSALTAQRLRMDVISSNMANVDSTRGKFVNGEWQPYRRKTVVLEPKGDSFSSFLNEARGNSGEAGEGVKVSAIKEDPTPFKLVYDPSHPDANKDGYVQMPNVDPLREMVDLISSTRSYEANVTVFNASKAMMMKSLEIGR, from the coding sequence ATGTCTATGTTTCACAGTATGAATGTGACTTCCTCAGCACTTACTGCTCAAAGATTGAGGATGGATGTCATTTCTTCGAATATGGCAAATGTGGATTCTACAAGAGGGAAGTTTGTGAATGGTGAATGGCAGCCTTACCGCCGCAAAACCGTTGTATTGGAGCCGAAAGGTGATTCATTTAGCTCTTTTCTAAATGAAGCCAGAGGGAATAGCGGTGAAGCGGGAGAAGGCGTCAAGGTTTCAGCGATAAAAGAAGATCCTACACCTTTTAAGCTCGTTTATGATCCTAGTCATCCTGATGCAAACAAAGATGGGTATGTTCAAATGCCGAATGTTGATCCATTAAGGGAAATGGTAGATTTAATCAGTTCTACCCGTTCCTACGAAGCAAATGTCACTGTATTTAACGCATCAAAAGCGATGATGATGAAATCATTGGAAATTGGCAGATAA
- the flgB gene encoding flagellar basal body rod protein FlgB translates to MKLFSNTIGSIENALNYSSLKQKVISENIANVDTPNYKAKDVSFKKILEDVQGSRLEGYRTDPRHFSFSSGSVNPAVVTQSNAQYNENGNSVDIDKEMSDLATNQIYFDSLVSQLNSKFSILQSVIKGGR, encoded by the coding sequence ATGAAATTATTTTCCAACACAATCGGCAGCATTGAAAATGCACTTAATTATTCTTCTTTAAAGCAAAAAGTCATTTCTGAAAATATTGCCAATGTCGATACACCCAACTATAAAGCAAAAGATGTCAGTTTTAAAAAGATCCTGGAGGATGTTCAAGGATCAAGGCTTGAAGGATATCGAACAGATCCGAGGCACTTTTCTTTTTCAAGCGGATCCGTCAATCCAGCAGTCGTTACCCAGTCAAATGCGCAATATAATGAAAATGGAAACAGTGTCGATATTGACAAAGAGATGTCAGATTTAGCTACCAATCAAATTTATTTTGATTCATTGGTTTCTCAGTTAAATAGTAAATTCTCGATACTTCAATCAGTCATTAAAGGAGGCAGGTAG
- the codY gene encoding GTP-sensing pleiotropic transcriptional regulator CodY: MNLLAKTRKINAMLQKAAGKPVNFKEMSETLCEVIEANIFVVSRRGKLLGYSINQQIENERMVKMLEDRQFPEEYTKNLFNVQETSPNLDVESEYTAFPVENKQLFESGLTTIVPIIGGGERLGTLILARLQEKFLDDDLILAEYGATVVGMEILREKAEEIEEEARSKAVVQMAISSLSYSELEAIEHIFEELNGNEGLLVASKIADRVGITRSVIVNALRKLESAGVIESRSLGMKGTYIKVLNDKFLFELEKLKSN; the protein is encoded by the coding sequence ATGAATTTACTAGCGAAAACAAGAAAGATTAATGCAATGCTTCAAAAAGCAGCAGGGAAGCCTGTTAACTTTAAAGAAATGTCTGAAACACTATGTGAAGTAATTGAAGCAAATATCTTTGTAGTAAGCCGCCGCGGAAAGCTTTTAGGTTATTCCATCAATCAACAGATTGAAAATGAGCGCATGGTTAAAATGCTCGAGGATCGCCAATTCCCGGAAGAATACACAAAGAATCTTTTCAATGTCCAAGAAACTTCACCTAACCTAGATGTGGAAAGTGAATATACTGCATTCCCTGTTGAAAACAAACAATTATTCGAGAGTGGTCTTACAACGATCGTTCCTATCATTGGCGGAGGAGAAAGATTAGGTACACTTATCTTGGCCCGCCTGCAAGAGAAGTTCCTAGATGATGATTTGATTCTTGCAGAATACGGTGCAACAGTTGTCGGAATGGAAATTCTCCGTGAAAAAGCAGAAGAAATCGAAGAAGAAGCAAGAAGCAAAGCAGTTGTTCAAATGGCAATCAGCTCATTATCTTACAGTGAGCTTGAAGCGATCGAGCATATCTTTGAAGAATTGAATGGTAATGAGGGACTGTTAGTTGCATCAAAAATAGCTGATCGTGTAGGAATTACACGTTCTGTAATCGTAAATGCTTTGAGAAAGCTTGAGAGTGCTGGTGTAATTGAATCCCGTTCATTAGGAATGAAAGGTACCTATATTAAAGTCCTTAACGATAAGTTCCTATTCGAATTAGAAAAATTGAAATCCAACTAA
- the hslU gene encoding HslU--HslV peptidase ATPase subunit, whose amino-acid sequence MMNLTPRQIVEKLDQYIIGQNDAKRAVAVALRNRYRRGLLNENLRDEIIPKNILMIGPTGVGKTEIARRMAKLVGAPFIKVEATKFTEVGYVGRDVESMVRDLMETSVRLVKEEMKESVKERAEENANKRLIELLIPGSKKTNNYKNPFEMIFGGANPSTSEDDHDSKEEATSYEKRKIIEAKLANGELENELVTVEVEEQQASMFDMLQGSGMEQMGMNMQDAFSSFLPKKKKKRKLTVKEARQVLTNDEAQKLIDMDEVTSEAVYRAEQSGIIFIDEIDKIASKSSGSSSADVSREGVQRDILPIVEGSTVVTKYGSIKTDHILFIAAGAFHMAKPSDLIPELQGRFPIRVELTKLSVEDFVKILVEPDNALVKQYKALLETEGIQIEFSDEAIRRIAEMAFDVNQNTDNIGARRLHTILEKLLEDLSFEAPEISMGKVDITPQYVDDKLGAISKNKDLSQFIL is encoded by the coding sequence ATGATGAATCTCACACCACGTCAAATCGTAGAGAAGCTTGACCAATACATTATCGGTCAAAATGATGCAAAACGGGCAGTTGCAGTGGCACTCCGAAATCGATACCGCCGCGGTCTGCTTAATGAAAATCTTCGTGATGAAATCATTCCTAAGAATATCTTGATGATTGGACCTACCGGTGTAGGAAAGACTGAAATTGCCCGTCGTATGGCGAAGCTTGTCGGTGCACCATTCATCAAGGTCGAAGCAACAAAATTCACGGAAGTCGGCTACGTCGGACGGGACGTAGAATCCATGGTAAGGGATCTAATGGAGACTTCAGTCCGACTCGTCAAAGAAGAAATGAAAGAATCCGTTAAAGAACGTGCGGAAGAGAATGCAAACAAAAGACTTATTGAGCTTCTCATTCCTGGATCCAAGAAAACAAACAATTATAAAAATCCTTTTGAAATGATTTTTGGCGGGGCCAATCCTTCAACTTCTGAAGACGATCATGATTCAAAAGAAGAAGCAACTTCTTACGAAAAAAGAAAAATCATTGAAGCCAAACTGGCAAATGGTGAACTGGAGAACGAATTGGTCACGGTTGAGGTTGAAGAACAGCAGGCATCCATGTTCGATATGCTTCAAGGTTCTGGAATGGAACAGATGGGGATGAATATGCAGGATGCGTTCAGCAGCTTCCTTCCTAAAAAGAAGAAGAAAAGAAAGCTGACAGTCAAAGAGGCGAGGCAAGTATTGACCAATGATGAGGCCCAAAAACTTATCGATATGGATGAAGTGACCTCTGAAGCTGTTTATCGTGCGGAGCAATCCGGTATTATCTTCATTGATGAGATCGATAAAATTGCAAGTAAAAGCTCAGGAAGCTCATCTGCAGATGTTTCACGTGAGGGTGTTCAAAGAGATATCCTGCCAATCGTTGAAGGTTCCACAGTGGTTACAAAATACGGTTCAATCAAAACTGACCATATTTTGTTCATTGCAGCAGGTGCTTTTCATATGGCGAAGCCTTCGGATTTAATCCCTGAACTTCAAGGGAGATTTCCAATCAGGGTGGAGCTTACGAAGCTTTCAGTTGAGGATTTTGTAAAGATTCTTGTAGAACCGGATAATGCCCTTGTGAAACAGTATAAGGCATTATTGGAAACAGAAGGTATACAAATTGAATTTTCTGACGAAGCTATTCGTAGAATTGCAGAAATGGCATTCGATGTCAACCAAAATACAGATAATATCGGTGCAAGAAGACTCCATACCATCTTAGAGAAGCTTCTGGAAGATTTATCGTTTGAAGCCCCGGAAATCTCTATGGGCAAAGTGGATATCACACCGCAATATGTAGACGATAAACTTGGTGCAATCTCTAAAAATAAGGATTTAAGCCAATTTATTCTTTAA
- the hslV gene encoding ATP-dependent protease subunit HslV yields MGNFHATTIFAVHHKGGCAMAGDGQVTFGNAVVMKHTARKVRKLFNGKVLAGFAGSVADAFTLFEMFEAKLQEFNGNIQRAAVELAKQWRSDKVLRKLEAMLIVMDAEQLLLVSGTGEVIEPDDGILAIGSGGNYALSAGRALKQYSGDHLTASEIAKAALEIAADICVYTNGNIIVEEL; encoded by the coding sequence ATGGGAAACTTTCATGCAACTACGATATTTGCAGTTCATCATAAAGGCGGCTGCGCCATGGCTGGAGACGGCCAGGTCACATTTGGCAATGCAGTCGTAATGAAGCATACAGCACGCAAAGTGAGAAAACTGTTCAATGGAAAAGTTCTGGCTGGATTTGCGGGATCTGTGGCAGATGCTTTTACCCTCTTCGAAATGTTTGAAGCAAAATTGCAGGAATTTAACGGCAATATCCAGCGTGCAGCAGTTGAGCTTGCTAAACAATGGAGGAGCGACAAAGTATTAAGGAAGCTTGAAGCAATGCTGATTGTTATGGATGCTGAACAGCTTCTGCTCGTGTCAGGCACCGGTGAAGTCATTGAACCGGATGACGGCATCCTTGCCATTGGTTCTGGAGGAAATTATGCACTATCAGCAGGCAGGGCATTAAAACAGTATTCCGGCGATCATTTAACAGCAAGCGAAATTGCAAAAGCAGCACTCGAAATCGCTGCAGATATTTGCGTCTATACTAATGGAAATATCATCGTGGAAGAGCTGTAA
- the xerC gene encoding tyrosine recombinase XerC, whose translation MDQKPCILLESFIEFLKIEKNYSEYTIEQYQKDIEAFFMFMNEQGIKNVKDVEYFDARLFLTKLHEMEYARASVARKISSLRSFFKYLNRESILAENPFSMVSQPKSSVRLPKFFYEEEMEKLFEASSEHANLGERNRAILELLYATGIRVSECAGIQMKDLDFHLSTLLVRGKGNKERFVLFGSFAHEAIERYINNSRGKLMGNEDHAHLFVNARGKPLKPVGFRYILNQIIDKASLTNKIHPHMLRHTFATHLLNHGADLRTVQELLGHEHLSSTQVYTHVTKEHLKKTYMAHHPRA comes from the coding sequence ATGGATCAAAAACCATGTATTTTATTGGAATCCTTTATTGAATTCCTTAAGATAGAAAAGAACTATTCGGAATATACAATTGAGCAGTATCAAAAAGATATTGAAGCGTTTTTTATGTTCATGAATGAACAAGGTATAAAAAATGTGAAAGATGTTGAATATTTTGATGCACGCCTTTTTTTAACGAAGCTTCATGAAATGGAATATGCACGAGCGAGCGTCGCAAGAAAGATTTCCAGTTTGAGGAGTTTCTTTAAATATTTGAATAGGGAATCCATTCTTGCGGAAAATCCATTCAGCATGGTTTCGCAGCCGAAGTCTTCGGTGAGGCTGCCGAAATTTTTTTATGAAGAAGAAATGGAGAAGCTATTTGAGGCAAGCTCGGAGCATGCTAATTTAGGCGAGCGGAACAGGGCAATCCTTGAACTATTGTATGCGACCGGCATAAGGGTCAGCGAATGTGCAGGGATACAGATGAAAGATCTTGATTTTCATCTTTCCACGTTGTTAGTGCGCGGAAAAGGAAATAAAGAACGATTTGTCCTATTTGGAAGCTTTGCACATGAAGCCATTGAAAGATACATAAATAATAGTAGAGGCAAGCTGATGGGGAATGAGGACCATGCACATCTTTTCGTTAATGCAAGAGGGAAGCCATTAAAGCCAGTTGGTTTCAGGTATATATTGAATCAGATAATCGATAAAGCATCCTTGACCAATAAAATTCATCCTCATATGCTCAGGCATACATTCGCAACTCATTTACTGAATCACGGTGCGGATTTGAGGACGGTCCAAGAGCTTCTTGGCCATGAACATTTATCATCGACGCAAGTATATACCCATGTCACTAAGGAGCATTTAAAAAAGACTTATATGGCCCACCATCCAAGAGCTTGA
- the trmFO gene encoding FADH(2)-oxidizing methylenetetrahydrofolate--tRNA-(uracil(54)-C(5))-methyltransferase TrmFO: protein MTKTVNVIGAGLAGSEAAWQIANRGLKVNLYEMRPVKQTPAHHTDKFAELVCSNSLRANGLTNAVGVLKEEMRNLDSVIIQSADACAVPAGGALAVDRHEFAGHVTDKVRNHPNVTVFNEEVTEIPEGITVIATGPLTSPELSERLKELTGEEYLYFYDAAAPILEKDSIDMDKVYLKSRYDKGEAAYLNCPMNEEEFDEFYEALISAETVPLKEFEKEIFFEGCMPIEVMAQRGKKTMLFGPLKPVGLEDPKTGKRPYAVVQLRQDDAAGTLYNIVGFQTHLKWGPQKEVLKLIPGLENAEIVRYGVMHRNTFINSPSVLKATYQFRNKEELFFAGQMTGVEGYVESAASGLAAGINAARLALGEEPVVFPHETAIGSMANYITTTSKKNFQPMNANFGLFPELPERIKSKKERYEQHANRALETIQNFVKNL from the coding sequence ATGACTAAAACAGTGAATGTAATCGGAGCAGGTCTCGCGGGCAGCGAAGCAGCCTGGCAGATTGCCAATAGAGGCTTAAAAGTAAATTTATATGAGATGCGCCCAGTGAAGCAGACTCCTGCTCACCATACAGATAAATTTGCAGAGTTGGTCTGCTCCAATTCTTTAAGGGCAAACGGTTTGACGAATGCGGTAGGCGTGCTTAAAGAAGAAATGCGCAACCTGGATTCTGTCATCATTCAATCAGCTGATGCATGTGCAGTCCCTGCAGGAGGGGCATTAGCTGTAGACCGTCATGAATTCGCTGGACATGTAACGGATAAAGTAAGGAATCATCCGAATGTTACTGTCTTCAATGAAGAAGTGACAGAAATCCCGGAAGGAATCACAGTTATTGCGACTGGTCCATTGACAAGTCCTGAATTATCTGAGAGATTAAAGGAATTGACCGGTGAGGAATATTTATATTTTTATGATGCAGCCGCACCGATTCTCGAAAAAGACAGCATCGATATGGATAAAGTCTATTTAAAATCTCGCTATGACAAAGGCGAAGCAGCGTATTTGAATTGTCCAATGAATGAGGAAGAATTTGATGAATTTTATGAAGCATTGATTTCTGCTGAAACAGTTCCATTGAAAGAGTTTGAAAAAGAGATTTTCTTTGAAGGCTGCATGCCGATTGAAGTAATGGCACAGCGCGGCAAAAAGACTATGTTGTTTGGACCTTTAAAGCCGGTGGGATTGGAAGATCCTAAGACCGGTAAGCGTCCTTATGCAGTGGTCCAGCTCAGACAAGATGATGCAGCAGGCACATTATATAATATTGTCGGTTTCCAGACACATTTGAAGTGGGGCCCGCAAAAAGAAGTTTTAAAATTGATTCCGGGACTTGAAAATGCGGAAATCGTCCGCTACGGTGTTATGCATCGAAATACTTTCATCAATTCACCGAGTGTCCTTAAAGCTACTTACCAATTCAGAAATAAAGAAGAACTATTTTTCGCCGGACAAATGACTGGTGTTGAGGGCTACGTTGAATCAGCAGCAAGCGGACTTGCAGCAGGCATCAATGCTGCTAGACTGGCATTGGGTGAAGAACCTGTCGTATTCCCTCATGAGACGGCAATCGGAAGCATGGCTAATTACATCACTACAACAAGCAAGAAAAACTTCCAGCCTATGAACGCGAATTTTGGTTTATTCCCTGAGTTGCCGGAGAGAATAAAATCGAAAAAAGAAAGATACGAACAACATGCGAACAGAGCTTTAGAAACAATTCAAAACTTTGTGAAAAATTTGTAA
- the topA gene encoding type I DNA topoisomerase, whose product MSEFLVIVESPAKAKTIERYLGKKYKVKASMGHVRDLPKSQMGVSSENNFEPKYITIRGKGPVLKELKTAAKKAKKIFLAADPDREGEAIAWHLAHSLDIDVHSDCRVVFNEITKDAIKESFKYPRPINMDLVDAQQARRVLDRLVGYNISPLLWKKVKKGLSAGRVQSVAVRLIIDREKEIKDFIPEEYWSVEALFEKGKDEFSGHFFGINGKKMELKSEEEVKKVLDAIKGKNFEITNVTKKERKRNPAPPFTTSSLQQEAARKLNFRAKKTMMLAQQLYEGIELGKEGTVGLITYMRTDSTRISEVAQKEAFEYIEGQYGKEYNRTEPRAEKKSAKSQDAHEAIRPTSTLRDPASMKSFLSRDQLRLYRLIWERFVASQMASAVMDTMSVDVSNGDIVFRSNGSKVKFAGFMKVYIEGTDDGLEEKENLLPDLSVGDKVKSNEIDPKQHFTQPPPRYTEARLVKTLEELGIGRPSTYAPTLDTIQKRGYVALDNKRFIPTELGEIVLQLILEFFPEILDVEFTAKMETSLDDIEEGKIKWVKVIDEFYMGFEKNLEKAEKEMEEVEIKPEYAGEDCEHCGNPMVFKMGRYGKFMACSNFPDCRNTKPIVKEIGVSCPKCKKGNIIERKSKKRRIFYGCDQFPECDFLSWDKPLERTCPKCDEMLVEKKLKKGVQVQCTACDYKEEPQN is encoded by the coding sequence ATGTCAGAGTTTTTAGTGATTGTTGAATCGCCCGCCAAGGCGAAAACAATCGAGCGCTATCTAGGAAAAAAATATAAAGTGAAAGCATCCATGGGACATGTAAGGGATTTGCCGAAAAGTCAGATGGGTGTTAGTTCTGAAAATAATTTTGAACCAAAATATATAACCATCAGGGGCAAAGGCCCAGTACTTAAAGAATTAAAGACAGCTGCGAAAAAAGCAAAGAAAATTTTTCTCGCAGCTGACCCCGACAGGGAAGGGGAAGCAATCGCCTGGCATTTGGCACACAGCCTGGATATTGATGTCCATTCCGACTGCAGGGTGGTATTTAATGAGATTACCAAAGATGCTATAAAAGAATCGTTTAAATATCCGAGACCTATCAATATGGATCTTGTCGATGCACAGCAAGCGAGAAGGGTGTTAGATAGACTGGTAGGGTACAATATTTCTCCCCTCCTCTGGAAAAAGGTGAAAAAAGGTCTAAGTGCCGGCAGGGTCCAGTCTGTTGCCGTCAGACTTATAATCGATCGTGAAAAAGAAATCAAAGACTTCATCCCGGAAGAGTACTGGAGCGTTGAAGCCCTATTTGAAAAAGGAAAAGACGAATTCAGCGGACATTTCTTCGGCATCAACGGCAAGAAAATGGAACTGAAATCGGAGGAAGAAGTCAAGAAGGTATTGGATGCCATAAAGGGTAAAAACTTTGAAATCACAAATGTGACGAAAAAAGAAAGAAAGCGAAACCCAGCACCTCCATTTACCACTTCATCCCTGCAGCAGGAAGCCGCAAGGAAGCTGAACTTCAGGGCTAAAAAGACAATGATGCTTGCACAGCAGCTTTATGAAGGGATCGAACTTGGCAAGGAAGGAACAGTCGGTCTCATTACCTACATGAGAACAGATTCGACAAGAATTTCTGAGGTAGCTCAGAAAGAGGCATTTGAATACATTGAAGGCCAGTATGGAAAAGAGTATAACAGGACTGAACCACGGGCAGAGAAAAAGTCGGCAAAATCCCAGGATGCCCATGAAGCAATCCGTCCAACGAGTACTTTAAGGGATCCTGCCTCCATGAAATCGTTCTTGAGCCGTGATCAATTGAGGCTTTACCGACTGATATGGGAGCGTTTTGTTGCGAGCCAAATGGCTTCAGCTGTGATGGATACAATGAGTGTAGACGTTTCTAACGGCGATATTGTATTCCGTTCCAACGGCTCTAAAGTGAAATTCGCCGGATTTATGAAAGTATACATTGAAGGAACGGATGATGGTTTAGAGGAAAAAGAAAACCTGCTTCCAGATCTGTCAGTAGGAGATAAGGTGAAATCCAATGAAATAGACCCGAAGCAGCATTTCACCCAGCCGCCACCAAGGTATACAGAAGCGAGGCTCGTGAAAACGCTGGAAGAACTGGGCATTGGAAGGCCATCCACATATGCGCCGACATTGGATACCATACAAAAGCGGGGCTATGTAGCGCTTGATAATAAACGCTTCATTCCTACTGAACTGGGGGAAATCGTCCTTCAATTGATTTTGGAATTCTTCCCTGAAATTTTGGATGTGGAATTTACCGCCAAGATGGAAACAAGCCTTGATGACATTGAAGAAGGCAAGATCAAATGGGTTAAAGTAATTGATGAGTTTTACATGGGCTTTGAAAAGAATCTTGAAAAAGCTGAAAAGGAAATGGAAGAAGTCGAAATCAAGCCTGAATACGCAGGCGAGGATTGCGAACACTGCGGGAATCCAATGGTCTTTAAAATGGGACGGTATGGAAAGTTTATGGCCTGCTCCAATTTCCCGGACTGCAGGAATACAAAGCCGATTGTAAAAGAAATTGGCGTCAGCTGTCCGAAATGTAAAAAGGGTAATATTATAGAAAGAAAAAGTAAAAAGCGCAGGATTTTTTACGGCTGCGATCAATTTCCGGAATGTGATTTCCTTTCTTGGGATAAGCCGCTGGAAAGAACTTGTCCAAAATGTGATGAGATGCTGGTTGAGAAGAAGCTTAAAAAAGGTGTGCAGGTTCAATGTACTGCTTGTGATTATAAGGAAGAACCGCAAAACTGA